A section of the Kribbella sp. HUAS MG21 genome encodes:
- a CDS encoding SWIM zinc finger family protein, with translation MADDDRVPWQVWRRKGEDAGLPAAKGPGSRRSFGATWWGRAWLEALEQRARLDPGRLSRGRSYARRGSVLELTVSPGAVEAVVQGSRVTPYQVTVRIRAFSSQEWSSVLDVVSAQIGRVAALLDGELPPEVVDDVRAAGLDLLPGAGEVLTNCSCPDFAVPCKHSAAVCYLVADALDDDPFALLLLRGRRKDELLAALRSRRGGNRTAIAPPRTPPPPGIPAIAAFARTVVPAVPTPPRPLNAPGVPAAVKVLDPPRASGIEVRDLVALATDAARRAWSLASGDPYLSLTFEQDLARRAADLLGTPDLADLAHRAGIPARQLTTWATAWRHAGAGGLAVTIDDPHEVDPDQLTDAATALPHATLEANRVTTAKLQLRLGKDNLWYRFDNHFNDWTLTRPPSPDPQDLL, from the coding sequence ATGGCTGACGACGATCGCGTGCCGTGGCAGGTCTGGCGGCGGAAGGGTGAGGACGCGGGGCTGCCTGCTGCGAAGGGACCGGGCAGCCGGCGGTCGTTCGGCGCGACGTGGTGGGGCAGGGCGTGGCTGGAGGCGCTGGAGCAGCGTGCCCGGCTCGATCCGGGGCGGTTGTCGCGCGGGCGTTCGTACGCGCGCCGCGGCAGCGTGCTCGAGCTGACCGTCAGCCCGGGCGCGGTCGAGGCGGTGGTGCAGGGCAGCCGCGTCACGCCGTACCAGGTGACCGTCCGGATCCGCGCGTTCTCCTCGCAGGAATGGTCCTCGGTACTCGACGTTGTCTCAGCGCAGATCGGGCGGGTCGCGGCGCTGCTCGACGGGGAGCTGCCGCCGGAGGTCGTGGACGACGTACGGGCGGCCGGGCTGGACCTGCTGCCCGGCGCGGGCGAGGTGCTGACGAACTGCAGCTGCCCGGATTTCGCCGTACCGTGCAAGCATTCCGCGGCTGTTTGCTATCTGGTGGCGGATGCGCTGGACGACGACCCGTTCGCGCTGCTGCTCCTCCGCGGGCGCCGCAAGGACGAACTACTCGCTGCGCTCCGTTCGCGCCGTGGCGGCAACCGCACGGCTATCGCCCCGCCGCGCACTCCCCCGCCGCCGGGCATCCCCGCGATCGCCGCGTTCGCACGCACAGTGGTCCCGGCTGTCCCCACGCCACCCCGGCCGCTCAACGCACCCGGCGTACCGGCGGCGGTCAAGGTCCTCGACCCACCGCGCGCGTCCGGCATCGAGGTCCGCGACCTGGTCGCGCTGGCCACCGACGCGGCCCGCCGCGCCTGGTCCCTCGCCTCGGGCGACCCCTATCTGTCCCTCACCTTCGAACAGGACCTGGCCCGCCGGGCCGCCGACCTCCTCGGTACGCCGGACCTCGCCGACCTCGCGCACCGCGCCGGCATCCCCGCCCGCCAACTCACCACCTGGGCCACCGCCTGGCGCCACGCCGGCGCAGGCGGCCTAGCCGTCACCATCGACGACCCGCACGAGGTAGATCCCGACCAACTGACCGACGCCGCCACAGCCCTCCCCCACGCCACCCTCGAAGCCAACCGCGTCACCACCGCCAAACTCCAACTCCGCCTGGGCAAGGACAACCTCTGGTACCGCTTCGACAACCACTTCAACGACTGGACCCTCACCCGCCCGCCCTCCCCCGACCCCCAGGACCTCCTCTGA
- a CDS encoding DEAD/DEAH box helicase, translating to MFDAVFVPADPPRAGRLALYGDLTEEPDGSVELVLPRGATVRRTTVPARLLTMPEVLDRLTSTNGADEPEAGSWAAWRAAGLAGLVLIGRGRLVPDQSPEGYGAWRVAPLDPLDHAWLRNLGAALPPYGHAIPIAGSRPLRLVDPEQLVRAFWDALADTIVRSPAAAVAARPTAAPFAAAEPTQLTGPTTWLDETALAEQAGTRLVLRIEPPADSPDPEGFRAVLQLRSGVDPSLLVDVADMWNAPAAVLTALGERAETDLLLGLRRGARVWPPLGAALRDAAPEEVPIDDAALEELAEGSDALEGAGIEVLWPAELFAGELALRATVATPTPGAVTGPDFSLHELVQFRWQPSLDGQDLTEAEIAALAEAKRPMIRMRGRWIRVDRDVVRRLRNGSARTLTGAEALGAALTGTIDVDGELVPFEADGSLAQMLARLRSFEEPAPFSDPVGLRATLRDYQRRGVAWMAQLARLGLGGCLADDMGLGKTIQVIALHLELSNRGPTVVVCPSTLLGTWEREFERFAPDVPIRRYHGPGRTLGDLAPDEVVLTTYGVVRQDHRLLGEIAWGLAVADEAQHAKNPLSRTARALRTLPSATRIALTGTPVENRLSELWSILDWSAPGLLGTLDRFRHDVAVPVERFHDEEATARLARVTRPFLLRRRKSDPGIAPELPRKSERDVVVPLTTEQATLYQAVAKETLAKIESAEGIARRGLVLSLLTQLKQVCNHPAQFLHEPGPLERRSGKLAALDELLDVILAEGESVLIFSQYVEMCRLIEAHLAARQVRTLFLHGGIGVRKREQLVEEFQSGAAQVFLLSLKAGGVGLTLTRATHVVHYDRWWNPAVEDQATDRAYRIGQDRPVQVHRLVTENTLEDRIATVINAKRDLADAVVGSGEAWLSELSDAELTELVELSTGPVRSGSASAYNPSAVGKSDG from the coding sequence ATGTTCGACGCCGTGTTCGTTCCTGCCGACCCGCCGCGCGCGGGCCGGCTGGCGCTGTACGGCGACCTGACCGAGGAGCCGGACGGCAGCGTCGAGCTGGTCCTCCCCCGCGGCGCCACGGTGCGCCGTACGACCGTTCCGGCCCGGCTGCTGACCATGCCGGAGGTCCTCGACCGCCTCACGAGCACGAACGGCGCTGACGAGCCCGAAGCCGGGAGCTGGGCCGCGTGGCGCGCCGCCGGGCTCGCCGGGCTGGTGCTGATCGGACGCGGTCGGCTCGTGCCGGACCAGAGCCCGGAGGGGTACGGCGCTTGGCGGGTCGCGCCGCTCGATCCACTCGACCACGCCTGGCTGCGGAACCTCGGCGCCGCGCTCCCGCCGTACGGTCACGCGATCCCGATCGCAGGTAGTCGTCCGCTGCGACTGGTCGATCCGGAGCAGCTGGTCAGGGCGTTCTGGGACGCACTCGCCGACACCATTGTCCGCAGCCCAGCCGCAGCAGTCGCAGCTCGCCCCACCGCCGCCCCCTTCGCCGCAGCCGAACCCACCCAGCTCACCGGCCCGACAACTTGGCTGGACGAAACAGCTCTCGCGGAACAGGCCGGCACCCGTCTGGTCCTCCGCATCGAACCACCCGCCGACTCCCCCGATCCAGAAGGTTTTCGGGCAGTGCTTCAGCTGCGGAGCGGGGTGGATCCGAGCTTGCTGGTGGATGTCGCGGACATGTGGAACGCGCCTGCTGCCGTGCTGACCGCGCTGGGTGAGCGCGCGGAGACCGACCTGCTGCTGGGGCTGCGGCGCGGCGCGCGCGTCTGGCCGCCGCTCGGTGCGGCGCTTCGGGATGCGGCGCCGGAAGAGGTACCGATCGACGACGCGGCGCTCGAGGAGCTCGCCGAGGGGAGTGACGCGCTGGAAGGGGCGGGGATCGAGGTGCTCTGGCCGGCCGAGCTCTTCGCCGGTGAGCTCGCCCTCCGCGCGACCGTCGCCACTCCGACACCGGGCGCCGTCACCGGGCCAGACTTCAGCCTGCACGAGCTGGTGCAGTTCCGCTGGCAGCCGTCGCTCGACGGGCAGGACCTGACCGAGGCCGAGATCGCCGCGCTCGCGGAGGCCAAGCGCCCGATGATCCGGATGCGCGGTCGCTGGATCCGCGTCGACCGGGACGTCGTACGGCGACTCCGCAACGGCTCGGCCCGCACGCTCACCGGCGCCGAAGCGCTCGGCGCCGCGCTCACCGGCACGATCGATGTCGACGGCGAACTGGTCCCGTTCGAGGCCGACGGCTCATTGGCGCAGATGCTGGCCCGGCTGCGATCCTTTGAGGAACCGGCGCCGTTCAGCGATCCCGTCGGCCTCCGGGCGACGCTCCGCGACTACCAGCGCCGCGGCGTCGCGTGGATGGCGCAGCTCGCGCGCCTCGGCCTCGGCGGCTGCCTCGCCGACGACATGGGGCTCGGCAAGACCATCCAGGTGATCGCGCTGCACCTCGAGCTCAGCAACCGCGGCCCGACGGTCGTGGTCTGCCCGTCGACCCTCCTCGGCACCTGGGAGCGCGAGTTCGAGCGGTTCGCCCCCGACGTACCGATCCGCCGCTACCACGGCCCCGGCCGGACGCTCGGCGACCTCGCGCCCGACGAGGTCGTGCTCACGACGTACGGCGTCGTACGCCAGGACCACCGGCTGCTCGGCGAGATCGCGTGGGGCCTGGCCGTCGCGGACGAGGCGCAGCACGCGAAGAACCCGTTGTCCCGCACCGCCCGCGCGCTCAGGACGTTGCCGTCGGCAACCAGGATCGCGCTGACCGGCACCCCGGTGGAGAACCGGCTGTCCGAGCTGTGGTCGATCCTCGACTGGTCGGCGCCCGGGCTGCTCGGGACGCTGGACCGGTTCCGGCACGACGTCGCCGTACCGGTGGAGCGGTTCCACGACGAGGAGGCGACCGCGCGGCTCGCGCGCGTCACCCGGCCGTTCCTGCTGCGCCGGCGCAAGAGCGACCCCGGGATCGCCCCGGAGTTGCCGCGCAAGTCCGAGCGCGATGTCGTCGTACCGCTGACCACCGAGCAGGCCACGCTCTACCAGGCGGTCGCGAAAGAGACGCTCGCGAAGATCGAGTCCGCGGAGGGGATCGCGCGCCGCGGCCTGGTGCTCAGCCTGCTCACGCAGCTGAAGCAGGTGTGCAACCATCCGGCGCAGTTCCTCCACGAGCCCGGTCCGCTGGAGCGGCGCTCCGGGAAGCTCGCGGCGCTCGACGAGTTGCTCGACGTGATCCTGGCCGAGGGCGAGTCGGTGCTGATCTTCAGTCAGTACGTCGAGATGTGCCGGCTGATCGAGGCGCATCTGGCGGCGCGGCAGGTCCGGACGCTGTTCCTGCACGGCGGCATCGGCGTGCGGAAACGGGAGCAGTTGGTCGAGGAGTTCCAGTCGGGTGCGGCGCAGGTCTTCCTGCTGTCGTTGAAGGCGGGCGGTGTCGGGCTGACGCTGACCCGGGCCACCCACGTGGTGCACTACGACCGCTGGTGGAACCCGGCGGTCGAGGACCAGGCCACGGACCGCGCGTACCGGATCGGCCAGGATCGGCCGGTGCAGGTGCATAGGCTCGTCACGGAGAACACGCTGGAGGACCGGATCGCGACGGTGATCAACGCCAAGCGCGATCTCGCGGACGCCGTCGTCGGGTCGGGCGAGGCGTGGCTGAGCGAGCTGTCCGACGCGGAGCTGACCGAACTCGTCGAGCTGTCGACCGGGCCCGTGCGATCCGGGTCGGCGAGTGCGTACAACCCTTCTGCTGTTGGGAAATCCGATGGCTGA
- a CDS encoding zinc-binding dehydrogenase — MRAAVVTAFGEPDVIQTRDVPDPEPAAGEVLVEVDTADIIFVETAIRRGNHGKFFDVEPPYVPGSNLGGRVRAVGPGVPSSWIGKTVVGRGVNFGAHAELARTTTDAVEVPAGLDLQTAVAVYGDGFTALMLEELAPSMTGQDVLVTASAGGMGLLLIQLAHRAGARVIAAARGAEKLALSRAQGADVLIDYSKPSWEKSVLEATNGEGADIVFEGAGGELGAAAFTATKDGGWFSAHGAPSGGFAGIDPAEAARRGITVKGIMDLRADSTTTAVTGADVIARAVAGDLVPVVDKVYDLDHVADAHRALEGRTLRGKAQISVRR; from the coding sequence ATGCGTGCAGCAGTAGTAACCGCGTTCGGCGAGCCGGACGTCATCCAGACCCGCGACGTCCCGGATCCTGAACCCGCCGCCGGCGAGGTGCTGGTCGAGGTCGACACGGCGGACATCATCTTCGTCGAGACCGCGATCCGGCGCGGCAACCACGGGAAGTTCTTCGACGTCGAGCCGCCGTACGTGCCGGGCAGCAACCTCGGCGGACGGGTTCGCGCGGTCGGACCCGGCGTACCGAGTTCCTGGATCGGCAAGACGGTCGTCGGCCGCGGCGTGAACTTCGGCGCCCACGCCGAACTGGCCAGGACCACCACCGACGCCGTGGAGGTACCGGCCGGGCTCGACCTGCAGACCGCCGTCGCGGTGTACGGCGACGGTTTCACCGCGCTGATGCTCGAGGAGCTCGCGCCCTCGATGACCGGTCAGGACGTCCTGGTCACCGCCTCGGCCGGCGGCATGGGCCTGCTCCTGATCCAGCTCGCGCACCGCGCCGGTGCGCGCGTGATCGCGGCGGCGCGCGGTGCGGAGAAGCTAGCGCTGAGCCGCGCCCAGGGCGCCGACGTACTGATCGACTACAGCAAGCCGTCCTGGGAGAAGTCGGTGCTCGAGGCAACGAACGGTGAGGGCGCGGACATCGTGTTCGAGGGCGCCGGCGGCGAGCTCGGCGCGGCCGCGTTCACCGCCACGAAGGACGGTGGCTGGTTCTCCGCCCATGGCGCCCCGAGCGGCGGCTTCGCGGGGATCGACCCGGCCGAGGCCGCCCGCCGCGGCATCACCGTGAAGGGCATCATGGACCTCCGCGCCGACTCGACGACGACGGCTGTCACGGGAGCCGACGTGATCGCCCGCGCTGTCGCCGGCGATCTCGTCCCGGTCGTCGACAAGGTGTACGACCTCGACCACGTGGCCGACGCGCACCGGGCCCTGGAGGGCCGCACCCTGCGAGGGAAGGCGCAGATCAGCGTCCGTCGTTGA
- a CDS encoding GGDEF domain-containing protein → MTITTLAVRSTATGPNSGVRHEEWVAFVVLAVASTLHLECARGIERRREMAANTSPHTNLKCLWIFAALLLLPLSLVIPLVVLAYTYSWFRVYGRTVAHRKVFSTSTYILASAAAAAVLRAGGLLDAPRVPTSFWTLLVVLAAGATWWLVNYALVIGAIMLSSPEATAREALGELSDQLVVCAGLGLGVAIAAVQMSYPWVVPVLMVTVLALHRDLLLPQYQRAAGVDDKTGLATSSYWASAVPAELARADTLRSTVGLLMLDLDRFKEINDTYGHPAGDEALRAVGESIRAEVRNGDLVARVGGDELAVLLPGAFESEILEIAERIRARLVDLTVSVPTADGGTAKLDGVPASFGAAVYPDVASTMDQLVLAADDALLTAKRSGRNQIVVARPNPPAIIDHHPDEAEHDTSVNDGR, encoded by the coding sequence GTGACGATTACCACACTCGCGGTCCGCAGTACGGCGACCGGCCCGAATTCCGGCGTCCGGCACGAGGAGTGGGTGGCGTTCGTCGTGCTGGCCGTGGCCTCGACGCTGCACCTGGAGTGCGCCCGCGGGATCGAGCGCCGCCGGGAGATGGCCGCCAACACCTCTCCGCACACGAACCTGAAGTGCCTGTGGATCTTCGCGGCCCTGCTCCTGCTGCCGCTGTCGCTGGTGATCCCGCTGGTCGTCCTCGCCTACACCTACTCCTGGTTCCGCGTGTACGGCCGGACTGTTGCGCACCGCAAGGTGTTCTCTACGTCGACCTACATCCTGGCCAGTGCTGCAGCGGCCGCAGTACTGCGTGCCGGTGGTCTGCTGGACGCTCCGCGCGTGCCGACGAGCTTCTGGACGTTGCTGGTCGTCCTGGCCGCAGGTGCTACCTGGTGGCTGGTGAACTACGCCCTGGTGATCGGGGCGATCATGCTGTCCAGTCCGGAAGCCACCGCGCGTGAGGCGCTCGGTGAGCTGTCGGACCAGCTGGTTGTCTGCGCGGGCCTTGGGCTGGGTGTGGCGATCGCCGCCGTGCAGATGTCGTACCCGTGGGTCGTTCCGGTGCTCATGGTGACGGTGCTCGCGCTGCACCGGGACCTGCTGCTTCCGCAGTACCAGCGGGCCGCAGGTGTCGATGACAAGACCGGCCTGGCCACGTCGTCGTACTGGGCGAGCGCAGTCCCGGCGGAGCTGGCCCGCGCCGACACACTGCGCAGTACGGTCGGCCTGCTGATGCTGGACCTGGACAGGTTCAAGGAGATCAACGACACGTACGGACACCCCGCTGGTGACGAGGCGCTCCGTGCGGTCGGCGAGTCGATCCGCGCAGAGGTCCGGAACGGCGACCTGGTCGCCCGCGTCGGTGGCGACGAGCTGGCCGTGCTGCTGCCGGGTGCGTTCGAGAGCGAGATCCTGGAGATCGCGGAGCGGATCCGGGCGCGGCTCGTGGACCTCACCGTCTCGGTCCCCACGGCCGACGGCGGTACGGCGAAACTCGACGGCGTGCCGGCTTCGTTCGGTGCGGCGGTCTACCCGGACGTCGCGAGCACCATGGACCAGCTCGTACTGGCCGCGGACGACGCACTGCTGACGGCCAAGCGGTCCGGGCGGAACCAGATCGTGGTCGCCCGCCCGAACCCGCCGGCCATCATCGACCATCACCCGGACGAAGCCGAGCACGACACCTCGGTCAACGACGGACGCTGA
- a CDS encoding DEAD/DEAH box helicase, with translation MQKSARVSGTGNDWFTGGNDWFHGGNDWFTGGNDWFAGGGNDWLRGGNDWFAPTAAKDGNDW, from the coding sequence ATGCAGAAGTCAGCGCGCGTCAGCGGCACCGGCAACGACTGGTTCACCGGCGGCAACGACTGGTTCCATGGGGGGAACGACTGGTTCACCGGCGGTAACGACTGGTTCGCCGGGGGCGGTAACGACTGGCTCCGCGGCGGGAACGACTGGTTCGCGCCGACCGCCGCCAAAGACGGCAACGATTGGTGA
- a CDS encoding MFS transporter, translating to MSVGVVERARWRDVFGHSEFRALFVAGILSVAGDQLARVALSVLVFDRTASAGLTALTYALTYVPDLVFGPLLAGFADRYPRRRVMIVTDLVRAILVACMAIQALPLLVVILLLVALQAFGSPFNAARGATLPAVLPGDHYVLGKAANDMVVQFSQVLGFGLGGAVVVAVGTSGGLLLDAGTFVLSALLIAVGVHHRPAPTSGTDAPSESYLSNLTAGLSLVARTPKLRTLVLLATIAGFYVTVEALAVPYAHDIGEGATTAGLLLAASPAGCVVGMWLITLWTPERRLKLLGPLAVAACLPLVFCAFQPGPVVTFCLWAISGAASAYHLPTSAAFVQAVPDHQRGQAFGVAGTALKGSQGLGILLAGVLAGPFGAPGAVAVMGAAGTLLAAAAGAAWARARRNGDDSAEITVG from the coding sequence ATGTCGGTCGGGGTGGTGGAGCGGGCGCGGTGGCGGGACGTTTTCGGGCACTCGGAGTTCCGGGCGTTGTTCGTCGCCGGGATCCTGTCCGTCGCCGGCGACCAGCTCGCACGCGTCGCCCTGTCGGTGCTGGTGTTCGACCGGACCGCGTCCGCCGGGCTGACGGCGCTCACCTACGCGCTGACCTACGTCCCGGACCTGGTGTTCGGGCCGTTGCTGGCCGGGTTCGCCGACCGGTACCCGCGCCGCCGGGTGATGATCGTCACCGACCTCGTGAGGGCGATTCTCGTTGCCTGTATGGCGATCCAGGCACTGCCGCTGCTGGTGGTGATTCTGTTGCTGGTCGCGCTGCAGGCCTTCGGCTCGCCGTTCAACGCGGCCCGCGGTGCGACGCTGCCTGCTGTACTCCCGGGCGATCACTACGTGCTCGGCAAGGCTGCGAACGACATGGTTGTGCAGTTCAGCCAGGTGCTCGGCTTCGGGCTCGGCGGCGCTGTCGTGGTCGCGGTCGGCACGTCCGGAGGCCTGCTGCTCGACGCCGGGACCTTCGTTCTGTCGGCCCTTCTGATCGCAGTCGGCGTCCACCACCGCCCGGCGCCGACAAGTGGCACTGATGCGCCATCGGAGAGCTACCTGAGCAACCTGACCGCAGGCCTCTCGCTGGTCGCCCGTACGCCGAAACTCCGGACGCTGGTGCTGCTGGCGACGATTGCCGGCTTCTACGTGACGGTGGAAGCTCTCGCGGTTCCGTACGCCCACGACATCGGCGAAGGCGCCACGACCGCAGGGCTCTTGCTGGCCGCCAGCCCGGCCGGCTGCGTGGTGGGCATGTGGCTGATCACGCTGTGGACCCCTGAGCGGCGGCTGAAGCTGCTCGGCCCGCTGGCCGTGGCCGCCTGTCTTCCACTGGTGTTCTGTGCGTTCCAGCCGGGACCTGTCGTGACCTTCTGTCTGTGGGCGATCTCCGGCGCCGCGTCGGCGTACCACCTGCCGACCAGCGCGGCGTTCGTCCAGGCGGTGCCCGACCACCAGCGCGGGCAGGCCTTCGGGGTCGCGGGGACCGCGCTGAAGGGCAGTCAGGGCCTCGGAATTCTGCTGGCCGGCGTCCTCGCCGGGCCATTCGGCGCACCGGGCGCAGTTGCTGTGATGGGTGCCGCCGGGACATTGCTGGCGGCTGCGGCGGGCGCGGCCTGGGCGCGCGCCCGCCGAAACGGCGACGATTCTGCGGAAATCACGGTAGGGTAA
- a CDS encoding MXAN_6230/SCO0854 family RING domain-containing protein: protein MPDRPVDPRAAVLLRRRRLVDATALTPPVRRSAWQWLRRPLTIQAGLSALQADLIQRGLLLSVGLYRYCASLSAPALAGFGSALLDLLDAESGFDTEHTPLFRGFPESVPGNTETFYVNRVFARLLQEPDQPCVLCGDTTAVHAVSPCAHLVCRTCWDGSDFSACPLCLRRIDPKDPFLKPSAVEEQPAHVRSDRLRLLALATADSVRQTVEALLARRAPLSASDRADLRLLLDDAVPAWLPEDVPVRETRALVLAHFLADQPELIDRADTATDVLRLVYALMDADPGLRTAPARRKSLPRATRRLVLRRLDRLPVETLVEDMLRHERAWKRIGENLHPFEFATRFPVAALAFAILRRTDLDLGTPAGRAVAGEASRHPLVRVEAGRLVMNTYSSRVERAFADGRPEQALDLLSQRPGELVRRLVQLARALPPEQHPMLVDALVTAVSDVAPTVITAALGQVRTPPGDLRLFFPRGGTARIWTRVDEREPLPAALAAELAGVLVGEMLRRATELPRWRRVFLDEELSRLAAPGSERNASSSLLRMTRGSAVPIPQDELLRLLLHWVEPRGRRIDLDLSVAVFDEEWAFVGLCDYTRLRFDQDALVHSGDLTSAPGPDGSTEFVDLDLRAVRRVGGRYVLPVVFSYNDVPFDELERGFVGVLRQPSGLFDPAAVEERFDLAGPAKILLPFGVDLHTKELRWYDVNLGAAGYGHNVAKYGGHLGLMAATLEEVHGSGDRVSLWEICCWHAAARSEEIAVRCADGSVVGYRRGAGEDLADFARRVTTRLEPDRTWDADAATSSDFLAVVAADITPRRGAEAYALHPRLLDPTTHTLIDAPHLLAALAPDTRARASLQAG from the coding sequence ATGCCGGACCGACCAGTGGATCCGCGGGCCGCCGTCCTGCTGCGCCGCCGCCGGCTCGTCGACGCCACCGCCCTCACGCCGCCGGTCCGGCGGTCGGCCTGGCAGTGGCTGCGCCGCCCGCTGACCATCCAGGCGGGCCTGTCCGCGCTGCAGGCCGACCTGATCCAGCGCGGCCTGCTGCTCTCGGTCGGCCTCTATCGGTACTGCGCTTCGCTGTCGGCGCCCGCGCTGGCCGGGTTCGGCAGCGCCTTGCTCGACCTGCTCGACGCCGAATCCGGGTTCGACACCGAGCACACGCCGTTGTTCCGCGGTTTCCCGGAGAGCGTGCCGGGCAACACCGAGACCTTCTACGTGAACCGTGTCTTCGCGCGGCTGCTGCAGGAGCCGGACCAGCCTTGTGTGCTCTGCGGTGACACGACCGCCGTGCATGCGGTGTCGCCGTGCGCGCATCTGGTGTGCCGTACCTGCTGGGACGGCTCCGACTTCAGCGCGTGCCCGCTGTGCTTGCGGCGGATCGACCCGAAGGACCCGTTCCTCAAGCCGTCCGCCGTCGAGGAGCAGCCTGCGCACGTTCGCTCGGACCGGTTGCGGCTGCTCGCGCTCGCCACGGCTGATTCGGTTCGCCAGACCGTGGAGGCGCTGCTGGCGCGGCGCGCGCCGCTGTCGGCCTCGGATCGCGCGGACCTGCGACTGCTGCTCGACGACGCCGTACCGGCTTGGCTTCCCGAGGACGTCCCGGTGCGGGAGACGCGGGCGCTGGTGCTCGCGCATTTCCTGGCCGACCAGCCTGAGCTGATCGATCGCGCGGACACCGCGACCGACGTACTGCGGCTGGTGTACGCGCTGATGGACGCCGATCCGGGGCTGCGGACCGCGCCGGCCCGGCGGAAGTCGTTGCCGCGGGCAACGCGGCGGCTCGTGCTGCGGCGGCTCGACCGGCTGCCGGTCGAGACGCTGGTCGAGGACATGCTCCGCCACGAGCGGGCTTGGAAGCGGATCGGGGAGAACCTGCATCCGTTCGAGTTCGCGACCCGGTTCCCGGTCGCCGCGCTGGCGTTCGCGATCCTGCGGCGGACCGATCTCGACCTCGGGACCCCGGCGGGCAGGGCGGTGGCGGGCGAGGCGTCGCGGCATCCGCTGGTGCGGGTGGAGGCCGGGCGACTGGTGATGAACACGTACAGCTCGCGGGTCGAGCGCGCCTTCGCCGACGGCCGCCCGGAGCAGGCGCTGGATCTGCTGAGTCAGCGTCCGGGCGAGTTGGTACGTCGTCTCGTGCAGCTGGCGCGGGCGCTGCCGCCGGAGCAGCATCCGATGCTCGTGGACGCGCTGGTGACCGCGGTGTCGGACGTGGCGCCGACCGTGATCACCGCTGCGCTCGGGCAGGTCCGCACGCCGCCCGGGGATCTGCGGCTGTTCTTCCCACGCGGCGGGACGGCGCGGATCTGGACGCGCGTGGACGAGCGGGAGCCGCTGCCTGCGGCGCTGGCCGCCGAGTTGGCCGGCGTACTCGTCGGGGAAATGTTGCGGCGGGCAACGGAGCTGCCGCGGTGGCGGCGGGTGTTCCTGGACGAGGAGCTGTCGCGGCTGGCCGCGCCCGGTTCGGAGCGGAACGCGTCGTCGAGCTTGCTGCGGATGACGCGGGGGAGTGCGGTGCCGATCCCGCAGGACGAGTTGCTGCGGTTGCTCCTGCACTGGGTGGAGCCGCGCGGGCGGCGGATCGACCTGGATCTGTCGGTGGCGGTGTTTGACGAGGAGTGGGCGTTCGTCGGGCTGTGTGACTACACGCGGCTGCGGTTCGACCAGGATGCGCTGGTGCATTCGGGGGACCTGACGTCCGCGCCGGGGCCGGACGGGTCGACGGAGTTCGTGGACCTGGATCTCCGGGCGGTGCGGCGGGTGGGCGGGCGGTATGTGCTGCCGGTGGTGTTCAGCTACAACGACGTACCGTTCGACGAGTTGGAGCGCGGGTTCGTGGGGGTGTTGCGGCAGCCGTCCGGGTTGTTCGATCCGGCGGCGGTCGAGGAGCGGTTCGACCTCGCGGGGCCGGCGAAGATCCTGCTGCCGTTCGGCGTCGACCTGCACACCAAGGAGCTGCGCTGGTACGACGTGAACCTCGGTGCGGCCGGGTACGGTCACAACGTCGCGAAGTACGGCGGTCATCTCGGGCTGATGGCGGCGACGCTGGAGGAGGTCCACGGGTCGGGAGACCGGGTCAGCCTGTGGGAGATCTGCTGCTGGCACGCGGCCGCGCGATCCGAGGAGATCGCCGTGCGCTGCGCAGACGGGTCGGTGGTCGGCTACCGGCGGGGCGCGGGTGAGGACCTGGCGGACTTCGCGCGCCGCGTCACCACCCGGCTGGAACCGGACCGCACCTGGGACGCGGACGCGGCCACCAGCTCGGACTTCCTCGCGGTCGTCGCAGCCGACATCACACCCCGCCGAGGCGCAGAGGCCTACGCACTACACCCCCGCCTCCTCGACCCCACAACCCACACCCTGATCGACGCACCCCACTTGCTGGCAGCCCTCGCCCCCGACACCCGAGCCCGAGCAAGCCTGCAAGCCGGCTAG